Proteins encoded in a region of the Bacillus horti genome:
- a CDS encoding NCS2 family permease, whose translation MINKQAVKYPWYKKEDTDAFFALFQNNLANFVIIAVSMLGMGFPASIVFGKVIPGVAVAVLVGNLYYAYMANRLAKKENRTDVTALSYGVSTPVMFVFLFGVLLPAITITGDPELAWKIALAAAFISGLIEALVSVTGNWLRDHLPKAAILGALSGVALTFIAGEMLFKTFELPVVGLLVLAIILIGILGKLTMPFKIPASLFAIVLGTVLAYALGQVDTGQIQAGLENFGFYPMLPSFAAFEGLSYLFGTLIALFAVVLPITLYNAIETMNNVEAMASTGDRYDVRECQAVDGIGAMVGALFGGPFPTTVYIASVGSKWMGAGRGYSIVNAIVFGLTAITGVIAALSAIIPAAVVAPILVFVGISMVSTTFQTNETKYYPAVVMAMLPYLSNYIMTRFNNNAGEVVQGISTGIVPLGHGAMFTGIIFGAITVYIIDRQFNKAGVFSLVGALLSFIGLIHAPALSLGAANDFAIGYVIMAIFFFYYSWYYAKKGRLVDKANLPLNQGK comes from the coding sequence ATGATAAACAAGCAGGCGGTAAAGTACCCGTGGTACAAAAAAGAAGACACTGACGCTTTTTTCGCGTTGTTTCAAAATAATTTAGCTAACTTCGTTATTATAGCGGTAAGTATGCTGGGGATGGGTTTCCCTGCGAGTATTGTATTTGGTAAGGTCATTCCTGGTGTGGCGGTAGCTGTATTGGTAGGGAATCTCTACTACGCCTATATGGCCAATCGCTTAGCTAAAAAGGAAAACCGTACGGACGTAACAGCGCTATCTTATGGAGTAAGTACACCCGTTATGTTCGTCTTCCTATTCGGAGTTCTGCTTCCAGCAATAACGATTACTGGTGATCCGGAGTTAGCTTGGAAGATTGCTTTAGCGGCTGCATTTATTAGTGGATTAATCGAAGCATTAGTAAGTGTTACAGGAAACTGGCTACGTGACCATCTTCCAAAGGCTGCTATTTTAGGGGCTTTATCTGGGGTTGCCTTAACTTTTATAGCGGGAGAAATGCTTTTTAAGACGTTTGAATTACCTGTGGTGGGGCTATTAGTTTTAGCTATTATTTTAATTGGAATCCTTGGAAAGCTCACCATGCCGTTTAAAATTCCTGCTTCATTGTTCGCTATTGTACTCGGTACGGTGCTGGCCTATGCATTAGGTCAGGTGGATACGGGTCAAATTCAAGCAGGGCTAGAGAACTTTGGGTTTTATCCAATGCTTCCTTCCTTTGCTGCCTTCGAGGGATTAAGCTATTTATTTGGTACATTAATTGCTTTGTTTGCTGTTGTTCTTCCCATTACTCTATACAATGCGATTGAGACGATGAATAACGTAGAAGCGATGGCTTCTACAGGAGATCGTTATGATGTTAGAGAATGTCAGGCTGTGGATGGAATCGGAGCTATGGTAGGGGCATTGTTTGGTGGGCCTTTCCCAACTACTGTGTATATCGCTTCTGTTGGATCTAAATGGATGGGAGCAGGACGAGGATATAGTATTGTTAACGCTATAGTGTTTGGTCTTACAGCGATTACTGGTGTCATTGCAGCCTTGTCTGCGATTATTCCTGCTGCTGTTGTAGCACCAATTTTAGTGTTTGTAGGGATATCTATGGTATCAACAACGTTCCAAACGAACGAAACGAAATATTATCCAGCGGTAGTCATGGCTATGCTTCCTTATCTGTCTAACTATATTATGACTCGCTTTAACAATAATGCTGGTGAAGTGGTTCAAGGGATATCGACTGGTATTGTGCCTTTGGGCCATGGAGCAATGTTTACAGGTATTATTTTCGGGGCAATAACTGTGTACATCATTGATCGTCAATTTAATAAGGCTGGTGTGTTCTCGCTTGTCGGTGCTTTACTTTCCTTTATTGGTTTGATTCATGCACCTGCGTTAAGCCTTGGGGCAGCTAATGATTTTGCTATCGGTTATGTCATAATGGCGATTTTCTTCTTTTACTACAGCTGGTACTACGCCAAGAAGGGACGTTTAGTGGATAAGGCTAATCTTCCTTTAAATCAAGGGAAGTAG